The following proteins are encoded in a genomic region of bacterium:
- a CDS encoding ROK family protein has translation MNYVIAVDLGGTNIRAAVVDQTGKIIEKKDTATKVSEGHEVVIQQMKELIQDVIKEVSFQQIVGIGIGSPGPLDTKTGVIIDTPNLGWKNVALKETIEEEFHLPTYVDNDGNLAALGEKWLGAGKEVENLVCLTLGTGIGGGIIINGEIFHGSNDAAGEVGHIIVEPNGLRCGCGNYGCMEAYASGQGITKRTTYAIKQGTTTIISELVQNQLERITPLVVYQAAIKGDEVANYILKETGRYLGIGIVSIVNVLNPQLVVIGGKVAQIGDLLLQYVKEEVTKRTYLEPCKRISIVLAQRGDDAGLIGAAKMVLQKEGFIAQS, from the coding sequence ATGAATTATGTAATTGCAGTTGACCTGGGTGGAACAAATATAAGAGCTGCTGTAGTTGACCAAACAGGCAAAATAATCGAAAAAAAAGATACCGCTACAAAGGTATCTGAAGGACATGAAGTTGTTATCCAGCAGATGAAAGAACTTATCCAGGATGTGATTAAAGAAGTATCTTTCCAACAAATAGTGGGTATTGGTATAGGTTCGCCAGGCCCACTTGATACAAAGACAGGTGTAATCATTGATACACCTAATCTGGGCTGGAAAAATGTAGCTTTGAAAGAGACAATTGAAGAGGAATTTCATCTGCCAACTTATGTGGATAATGATGGTAATTTAGCCGCCTTAGGTGAGAAGTGGCTTGGGGCAGGTAAAGAGGTAGAAAATCTTGTCTGCCTGACATTAGGCACTGGCATTGGTGGTGGAATTATTATCAACGGTGAGATTTTTCACGGCTCAAATGATGCCGCAGGAGAGGTTGGACATATTATTGTTGAACCCAATGGACTGAGGTGTGGTTGTGGAAATTACGGGTGTATGGAGGCCTATGCCTCAGGTCAGGGGATTACAAAACGCACCACCTATGCAATAAAACAAGGGACAACGACTATCATTAGTGAATTGGTGCAAAACCAATTAGAAAGGATTACGCCACTGGTAGTCTATCAAGCTGCCATAAAAGGGGATGAGGTGGCAAATTATATTCTGAAAGAAACAGGCAGGTATCTGGGAATTGGGATTGTCAGCATCGTTAATGTGTTGAACCCACAATTAGTAGTTATTGGTGGCAAGGTTGCCCAAATAGGAGATTTACTATTACAATATGTGAAAGAAGAAGTTACAAAAAGGACTTATTTAGAACCTTGTAAGCGAATTTCTATTGTCCTGGCACAGCGAGGAGATGACGCCGGGCTAATTGGTGCGGCGAAAATGGTTTTACAAAAAGAAGGATTTATAGCTCAAAGTTAA
- a CDS encoding HEPN domain-containing protein codes for MNGTEKDLAIYRIEKAKGDLETAKINFDNGKFAQSINRSYYAMFHITRALLSFDRFDSSKHSGIISYFNQYYVKTGKIEMEYSKMLREAEEIRNDSDYDDFFIATKEQAEHQIKNAEKYVERIEGYIKEQKMTS; via the coding sequence ATGAACGGAACTGAAAAAGATTTAGCCATCTATCGGATTGAAAAAGCAAAAGGAGATTTAGAGACGGCAAAAATAAATTTTGATAACGGTAAATTTGCGCAGTCGATAAATCGTTCTTACTATGCTATGTTTCACATAACCAGGGCTCTATTGTCTTTTGATAGGTTTGACAGTAGCAAACATTCAGGAATAATCTCTTATTTCAATCAATATTATGTGAAGACAGGGAAAATTGAAATGGAGTATTCAAAGATGTTAAGAGAAGCCGAAGAAATAAGAAACGATAGTGATTATGATGATTTTTTTATAGCAACAAAGGAACAGGCAGAACATCAAATAAAGAACGCAGAAAAGTATGTAGAAAGAATTGAAGGATATATAAAAGAACAAAAGATGACATCTTGA
- a CDS encoding nucleotidyltransferase domain-containing protein, translated as MKDISTIKSESVLKIVLEVRKRLENIFKNRLKSVILFGSHARGDYNSQSDIDIMALVDLNNEELSKCYGVVTNAIFDLELEYGIIISVIKKNYQNYNKYLDILPFYKNVSNQGVIIYERN; from the coding sequence ATGAAAGATATTTCAACTATAAAAAGTGAAAGTGTTTTAAAAATAGTTTTAGAAGTAAGGAAAAGACTGGAAAATATATTTAAAAATAGGTTGAAAAGTGTTATCTTATTTGGCTCTCATGCAAGAGGTGATTATAATAGCCAATCAGATATTGATATTATGGCTTTGGTTGATCTGAACAATGAGGAATTGAGTAAATGCTATGGAGTGGTTACAAATGCTATTTTTGATTTAGAACTGGAATATGGAATTATTATCTCTGTAATAAAAAAGAATTATCAAAATTACAACAAATATTTAGATATATTACCTTTTTATAAAAATGTTTCCAACCAGGGAGTTATTATTTATGAACGGAACTGA
- a CDS encoding phosphopentomutase, with translation MINRFILIVLDSVGIGELPDAKHYGDEGSNTLVNLSNAVGGLSLPNLAKLGLGNLGQIKGVKPVLTPAAAIGKMIEKSVGKDTTTGHWEIAGLVLKKPFPLYPMGFPEEIIRPFKEAIGRDILGNKPVSGTEIIKELGKQHLETGFPIVYTSADSVFQIATHVDIISIEELYRFCEIARKILVGEHAVNRVIARPFGGKVGEFKRINHLRKDYSIAPFRPTILNALTEGGFSVTAIGKINDIFAGSGITTSFHIENNLDGIDKTIKAMRSKSKGLIFTNLIDFDMVYGHRNDIWGYAKALQDFDKRLPEILDALYEGDILILTADHGCDPTTKSTDHSREYVPLIGYGSKVKKGVNLGIRNSFADISATIANIFKLSFITEGKGFEESLF, from the coding sequence ATGATTAATCGTTTTATTTTGATAGTCTTAGATAGTGTAGGAATTGGAGAGTTACCCGATGCTAAGCATTATGGAGATGAAGGAAGTAATACCCTGGTTAACTTATCCAACGCAGTTGGTGGACTTTCCTTACCTAATTTAGCTAAGTTAGGATTAGGGAATCTTGGTCAAATTAAAGGAGTAAAGCCAGTACTAACTCCAGCAGCAGCTATTGGTAAAATGATTGAAAAGTCCGTGGGTAAGGATACTACCACCGGACATTGGGAGATAGCGGGGCTTGTTCTAAAAAAGCCTTTTCCTCTGTATCCAATGGGTTTCCCTGAGGAGATAATTAGACCATTTAAAGAAGCTATCGGGAGGGATATCTTGGGCAATAAACCTGTTTCTGGAACTGAGATTATAAAAGAATTAGGGAAGCAACATTTAGAGACTGGTTTTCCAATAGTTTATACCTCAGCAGATAGCGTCTTCCAGATAGCTACTCATGTAGATATTATTTCGATTGAGGAATTATACAGGTTTTGTGAAATAGCACGGAAGATTTTAGTAGGTGAACATGCTGTTAATAGAGTGATAGCTCGACCGTTTGGAGGTAAAGTAGGAGAGTTTAAGAGAATTAATCATCTGCGAAAAGATTATTCTATTGCTCCCTTTCGACCAACTATCCTGAATGCTCTTACGGAAGGAGGCTTTAGTGTTACTGCTATTGGTAAGATAAATGATATATTTGCTGGTTCAGGGATTACCACCTCTTTTCACATAGAGAACAATTTAGATGGAATTGATAAAACAATTAAGGCTATGCGGAGTAAAAGTAAAGGATTAATTTTTACTAATCTGATTGATTTTGATATGGTCTACGGCCATCGAAATGATATTTGGGGTTATGCCAAGGCACTACAAGATTTTGATAAACGACTACCTGAAATTTTAGACGCTCTTTATGAAGGAGATATTTTAATTTTAACCGCTGACCATGGTTGTGACCCAACAACTAAAAGCACAGACCATTCACGAGAATATGTTCCTTTAATAGGTTACGGCTCCAAAGTTAAAAAAGGGGTTAATCTTGGCATAAGGAATTCTTTTGCAGATATCTCCGCAACTATTGCTAATATCTTTAAATTGTCTTTTATAACCGAGGGTAAGGGATTTGAAGAGAGCTTATTTTAA
- a CDS encoding SDR family oxidoreductase: MHKIALVTGGSSGLGYEIAKCLLENGYNVCITSRLDSKLNRAISKLSSISSSAQLHSYIANVGNENDVSKLFQYITENNFEVDMVFNVAGMGLFGDPDSVSKEMIDKVFEANLVGTILLSSYALKVMKDKGGIIVNIMSTAAHTGKPQESVYCAAKWGARGYTEAIQAATKGTPIKVIAVYPGGMNTPFWTEDCGLSVDTSKFMNPYDVARIIVDMVITKDSAIATEIIINRIC; the protein is encoded by the coding sequence ATGCACAAGATAGCATTGGTTACCGGTGGTTCTTCAGGACTGGGTTACGAGATTGCTAAATGTTTACTTGAAAATGGGTATAATGTCTGTATTACTTCAAGATTGGATTCAAAGCTCAACAGGGCTATCTCTAAACTTTCCTCAATATCAAGTTCAGCACAATTGCATAGCTATATTGCAAATGTAGGAAATGAGAATGATGTAAGCAAACTATTCCAATATATTACAGAGAATAATTTTGAGGTTGATATGGTATTCAATGTTGCAGGAATGGGGCTCTTTGGCGATCCTGACTCAGTCTCGAAAGAAATGATTGATAAGGTTTTCGAAGCTAATCTGGTCGGTACAATATTACTTTCGTCCTATGCCCTTAAAGTGATGAAAGATAAAGGAGGCATTATTGTAAATATTATGTCAACTGCTGCTCATACGGGTAAGCCACAAGAGTCAGTTTACTGTGCTGCAAAATGGGGTGCACGAGGTTATACCGAAGCAATACAAGCAGCAACGAAAGGAACCCCGATTAAAGTAATCGCTGTTTATCCTGGAGGTATGAATACACCATTCTGGACTGAAGATTGTGGTTTATCTGTGGATACTTCAAAGTTCATGAACCCTTATGATGTAGCAAGGATAATAGTAGATATGGTCATCACAAAAGATTCCGCAATAGCAACAGAGATTATTATTAATAGAATATGTTAA
- a CDS encoding SPASM domain-containing protein, which translates to MIENYSSKIPDIFSRVEIEINTACNMKDLSGSYCSYCPNSIIDPIDPPQLMDDNLYTKIIDELKELGFSGRLSFHFYSEPLLHPQIEWIIKYATEKLHPRAERILYTNGDKLTESKYNKLVESGVTLIVISNHSKKEFPLRPFQTVLENFHINNKGGVLGCIKTLNLPCFVPRHRLVIAYNGDILLCYEDARRINRFGNIKDKSIKEVWFSDTFNKMRQNLIEGRRDLYDPCKVCDNQAHIKYGQINVNFFESPIE; encoded by the coding sequence ATGATTGAGAATTATTCTTCTAAAATTCCAGATATTTTTAGCAGGGTTGAAATAGAAATTAATACCGCGTGTAATATGAAAGATCTTTCTGGAAGCTATTGTTCATACTGTCCTAATTCGATAATTGATCCAATTGATCCACCTCAACTGATGGATGATAATCTTTACACAAAGATAATTGATGAGTTAAAAGAACTCGGTTTTTCAGGACGACTTTCTTTTCATTTTTATAGTGAACCTTTACTCCATCCTCAAATAGAATGGATAATAAAATATGCGACTGAAAAACTCCACCCCAGAGCTGAACGTATATTATATACAAATGGTGATAAATTAACTGAATCAAAATATAATAAATTAGTAGAATCAGGAGTAACTCTAATTGTAATCTCAAATCATTCCAAAAAAGAATTTCCACTTCGTCCTTTTCAAACTGTACTTGAAAATTTTCATATTAATAACAAAGGCGGGGTATTAGGTTGTATCAAAACATTAAATCTGCCATGCTTTGTTCCTCGACACCGACTCGTTATAGCATATAATGGCGATATTTTATTATGTTATGAAGATGCAAGAAGAATAAATAGATTTGGTAATATTAAAGATAAAAGCATAAAAGAAGTATGGTTCTCAGATACTTTTAATAAAATGAGACAAAATCTTATAGAAGGTCGCCGTGATTTATATGACCCTTGTAAAGTTTGCGATAATCAAGCTCATATAAAGTATGGACAGATAAATGTAAATTTTTTTGAAAGTCCAATAGAATAA